The DNA window CTGTCCCATCTTGTTGTGGGGAAATAACTGAATAGTGGATCATTTGGCAATTAGGTAGCTGAGAAAGTTGCTGCAGGTGAGTTACGTTCTGCTATTGCACTAGTCAGACCTCCAGGCCATCATGCCGAACATGATGAGGCAATGGGATTTTGCCTCTTCAACAATGTGGCAGTTGCAGCTAATTATCTCTTAAATGACAGGGTATGTGTTGAAACTTTTGTGCTATTTTTTGGGGTTTTATATCAAAAGGTGCTACAAATGTTCATCGCTTCCGACAAAGAAGCAAGCACTGTACTTTGTTTTGATGCAATCAAATAAGGTGTTTTGTTCGCTTATGGACTTTGCTCTTTCTGTTGCAGCCTGATTTAGGTATCAAGAAGATACTGATTGTCGATTGGGATGTTCACCATGGAAATGGCACACAGAAAATGTTTTACAATGATCCTCGTGTATTGTTCTTTTCAGTTCACAGGTTTGACTAGACACCTAGACATTGCTTTGCTAATTTTATTTATACTTCAGGCTAGATTCACTACCATTACAATATGATGTTAGTAAAGTTATGGCAGTTGTTTAATCTTTTGCTTGGACAGTTATTGGTCTTGGAATGGGCATAGTATCCATATCCTGGTTTCCTTTCCATGTAGACACTGGATACATGCTGTTAATAGAGATTTTTTAACCTCAAAttattatctgcatgatataaACAACGTCGTTGGAGGTAGAGCGAGCTGGCTGTATTTTGATGCTGTTTGATTGTATGTTGTAATAGAGTGTGATTTTGTGTTTGTGTTCCACAAATTCACCTTTTTCATTGCTCGTCCTTTACAACAGGAAAATATCAATCATATTCTTGTATCACTCCAAGAGTTGGTTGATGGCATGCTTCTTGCATAATGTCTGGGTGGCAGTTTTACAATATCAAAATTCTTCACCCTAATTCATTTGTAAAACATATTGTGCCATGGAACCCATTTACCAAACACTTTGGCCATCGGAACTTGTAAAAATATGGTATTCTTGAATGCTTCAACTGTAGTCATAGGAAGCTTCAATTGTTGGAAGGTGGGAGGTGCTCACCACCTAGGTTTGCGTTTCTTCTCGTATTACTGTGTTAGTAAAAAGATCACCTTTCACTGCACACTATTTGGCACTATCCAGTTCTGTCCACGCTAAATCTAGCTAATATTGAATAGCATTAAGTATGAGTAGCTATCCAATTTGTCGTCCTCTAACCCTTGGTTATTTTAGATGTGATAACCAATTAATTGCATTTGTCTTTTATACTCGAGGTGATGTTCTATTAACTAGCTTAAGACAGATTGTAACCTGTGATATGTGGCTAAGACACCTTGAACCATCCAACCAATTCACTGATATGACATACCAAACTTAAGATTTAGTATGTCATTGGTATTTGCATGCTTCTTTTTAGCTCACTGTAGTGTTACTGTGGTTGATTTTCAGAAATTGTAAAGATAAaagccttttttttcttttggtctAATGCATGTTTGTAGCTAGCTTAATGAAGCCATAATCAAATATTTATTGTTCTAGTGTTTGTTTTGTAGATTTGATTATGGAAGCTTCTATCCTTCTGAAGGGGATGGTTCTCATTGTTTCATCGGAGAAGAATCTGGTAAAGGGTATAACATTAATGTTCCTTGGGAGCATGGGAAGTGTGGTGATGCCGATTATATTGCTGCATGGGACCATGTATTGCTTCCTGTCACTGAAGCTTTTGACCCTGATATAATACTGGTATCGGCTGGGTTTGATGCAGGTATATAGATGGAAAATTCTTTGAAACCCTTTTATTTACTTAACATCGTTACTTTAAGTATTTATATAAATGAAGCAACATTATACTAACAACTAACAGGCTGTAGTTTCACTATCTAACCACTGCTCAGACTAGTCCAACTTATCTATCTGATTATGTTGTGTTGCATAATAAGTGAGATTTCTGCTGAGGAAATTATAAAATCTTGGGAACCTTTTCTTTTAATGGTGTTCGGTAGTGCTTGCTGCGGCTGCACAAGCAATGCTACAAGAACAGCTGCAGCAGGTTTGAAACTTATCCGTTAATTCTGGATACACTATATTAGAATCTATACTTTTGGTGCATCTATGTGATAGATCATATCTGTTCTTAGTGTTCATTGGTTTGAAACTCTACTCTGACATTTTTTTTCCCCATGGTTTTAGCATTGGGTGACCCTCTCGGTGGTTGCTGCATCACACCAAATGGATATGCACTGCTACTAACAAAGGTATGCAGTTGCAGGGGGAAGCAACTTTTAATCAGATTTCACCACATCGTGAACTTCCCTGTCTTTAAAGAAGTCAATAATCTTGCTTGAACTTTCAAGCAAGTTCGGATGAACTGGAATAGATTAAATGGATCAAAGTTGTCTAAAGCTCTAACGTGGTAACTTTAATGCCTGTTAGAAGATATTCATTTGATCCCTTCCATCTATCTAGTGTTTCCTCTATACATCTTGGGCTTTCTACTGCGCTGATCAACGCTTGCGCTTATCATGCAAAGCCTATACAAAAGAACTTTTTAAAAAATCCATTGCCTGCTCTTATTATTTACTCTGCCAAATCCTGCAGTTATTAGGGTTTGCTAAAGGAAGGATAGTGATGGCCCTTGAAGGAGGTTATAACCTTAGGTCCATAGCAAATTCAGTTTTTGCTTGTGCAAAAGTCCTCTTGGGAGACAAATTCACATTCAGCTCCCCAGAGATGCAGCCATTTGAATCTACATGGAGAGTTATACAAGCGGTAATGGTCTGCGTGCGCTATTGTTGTCTAGCTCTTTACTTTCTGTGGACATCTATAGTCAATCTTTGTCTTTTGAACTCCACATTGACTAGGTACGCGATGAATTGAAAACATACTGGCCTGTTTTGAGTAGCAAGCTGCCAGAGAATTTATCATTGAGGATTAAGCCTTCACCAAGTGAGGTATATTTTACCTTCCTGATTTTCGTACCTGGAGACTTTCATGGACTTGGGGCTCTGTTTGGCTCAAGGATTATGAATTGTGCTTTGGTGCCTGTTTGGCCTTAGGATTATGAATTGTGCTTTGGTGTAAGTGATGTGTATCTCTTAGCTGTAATTAAGCTATATTTTCTGGTAACTTGACCCTATCTTCCCAACATTTCTTTCTAGAGATCTGCTGTCAAAATAGTTCCAGCTTTTAACCCCATTGCCAGGTCAGAATTTTCAGTTCAGTGTTTAATACAGTAGCATAGTGCAGTTCAATTAACTCAAAAGGTGAATGCATGAACTTGAACTGTGACAACTGCGTTAAGTAGCTCAGTTTATAAGCTATTGCATGCAGGGGCGGAGCTAGGATTGAAATGACCCTGGTGCACTCTCCATTACATAGAACAAAATTGATATAATTTGCATGGTAAAAATTGAGCCAACTATTAGAAATTTGTTTTTCACCATGGTGCATGTGCACCAGGGAAAGCCAATGTGGCTTCGCCCCTGATTGCATGTTATCTTTTCTAGAACAATGAACTATTAAGAAAAAGAGATTTCCCTATCAGCCAGTAAATGATTGTGAATTTCCTGCATAATGATAGTAAATGTGAGATTGTGAAGGGCCTCTGTGTATTCTTGACAATGTGAGCCCAAACTCACATGCCACACCATCGAGGCATCCTTTAAAAATGCTGTTAAATGCTTCATGTGTATTGCCGTATCCTAACTCCTGAGATGCCTTGCTGGTAGAAAACACATGTGAGCTATATAGCTCAACTTTATTGAGATTTTTTATCTAAAGTATCTTGTATTGATGATACTACATTTGATTTATCATTTATGTGGCATGTTGCATTGGGACTTGCTGACAATTGAGATAAAAATCATAGACACATTAATCCAATAGTTAGGCTTGAATAATTTTTCCTTCGTGTTTCTTATGGCAATGAACAGCTCTACGCGTCCTCTGATTCTGAGCCTGACGGTGAAGATGTCGATGAGCTCTCTGGTGCTCTTTCATCTGTCAATGTCATCCAATTTGCTGATGATGCTATAAGTGAACACCTCTCAAAAATGAAACTTGATGAAGAAAACCTTGCAGTGAAGACTGCCTCAAGTTGCTCAACAGCAGAACATCATCCAACTGATTCCGTAGAAGTAGATATAGATGGATCTGTGGTACTGTCCAAAAGAATATCTGATTTGTCTCTGGCTTGGCGATCGGATTTATCAAGAACTCATGTCTGGTATGCCAGCTTTGGTTCAAACATGTGGAAGCCAAGGTTTCTATGCTATATTCAAGGGGGGAAGGTAAAGTTCAAAAGTCAATGTTTTTGCAAGGACCAACGAGCATTTGTCCCTTTGATCAGTGTGTTCTACTTGTTATGTTCACTGCCTTTGTTACCTCCATGATTCTTTTGGGATATATCTCAGTACTTGAGGAATACACTAGTTTCCAATGTTTCTGTAAATACAGTCCTTGATCTTTCTATATTACAAGCAGTATGCTTTCAAAGATAAATTTGCTGTTCTTTTTTATCTGTGACAGGCTGAGGGTATGAGTATACCATGCTGTGGATCACGTGACACAAGCTCACCAAGAGGAACCATGTGGAAGACTGTGCCTCATAGGCTGCTTTTTGGTAGATCATTTACCCCTTGCTGGGGAACTGGTGGTGTTGCTTTCCTCAACCCTGAGATAAACTACAACGAGAAGTCTTATGTCTGCATGTACAAAATAACGTATGTATTTTACATTTACATGTTATTTATTTACGTGGCAGGTGGCATTCTGTTAGCACCCCACATCTCATCTATTTTGCCCCTCTTCAACAGGCTAGAGCAGTTCAATGATATCTTGTTTCAAGAGAACCGTTTAGTGCTGGAGGATGGCAAAAATGGAAATGTTGTGTATCCTGATTCTCCTTTGATTGGTTCATATGAAGTGGAGTTTATGTCTACAAACAAAGCTATTCATCTTGAACCTATCAAGGTTTGATTTGCTCGTTCCACTTCGACAATTGTACCCTTACCTTTGTATACAATTTTATATGCTTCTAAAGGAGATTAACAACAATGTGCGTTTCAACATCACTCCTAAACATATGTTGGCTGACTGCTGTTCCAAGAGCTAATTGATAAATGGCAAGTCCTTTTCCCATAGTGACATAATCACTTTTACCTTGAGGTTTCCTTCATCTGAGGCTGATGCTTGTATGAATTTTTTATTTTGATCTGTTAGCAAGGAGCCAGGATCTTTGGGTATTGATGTTCATCTTGGCTTAGAAATGCTTGTATGACCAGGTCAACAGGGTGCCAAAAGGCCTGTTTAGACTACTTTGTTGTCATATTTGAT is part of the Panicum hallii strain FIL2 chromosome 2, PHallii_v3.1, whole genome shotgun sequence genome and encodes:
- the LOC112880611 gene encoding histone deacetylase 5-like isoform X2 gives rise to the protein MAAAPAPPAARAARVGLLYDERMCAHATPDGEEHPENPERLRAIWRKLNAEGVASRCVVLKAKEAEDKYIASVHSNNHIKLMKEISSKKYDSSRNKIARKYNSIYFNKGSSESAVLAAGSVIEVAEKVAAGELRSAIALVRPPGHHAEHDEAMGFCLFNNVAVAANYLLNDRPDLGIKKILIVDWDVHHGNGTQKMFYNDPRVLFFSVHRFDYGSFYPSEGDGSHCFIGEESGKGYNINVPWEHGKCGDADYIAAWDHVLLPVTEAFDPDIILVSAGFDAALGDPLGGCCITPNGYALLLTKLLGFAKGRIVMALEGGYNLRSIANSVFACAKVLLGDKFTFSSPEMQPFESTWRVIQAVRDELKTYWPVLSSKLPENLSLRIKPSPSELYASSDSEPDGEDVDELSGALSSVNVIQFADDAISEHLSKMKLDEENLAVKTASSCSTAEHHPTDSVEVDIDGSVVLSKRISDLSLAWRSDLSRTHVWYASFGSNMWKPRFLCYIQGGKAEGMSIPCCGSRDTSSPRGTMWKTVPHRLLFGRSFTPCWGTGGVAFLNPEINYNEKSYVCMYKITLEQFNDILFQENRLVLEDGKNGNVVYPDSPLIGSYEVEFMSTNKAIHLEPIKDSWYSNVLYLGDEDELPILTMT
- the LOC112880611 gene encoding histone deacetylase 5-like isoform X1, which translates into the protein MAAAPAPPAARAARVGLLYDERMCAHATPDGEEHPENPERLRAIWRKLNAEGVASRCVVLKAKEAEDKYIASVHSNNHIKLMKEISSKKYDSSRNKIARKYNSIYFNKGSSESAVLAAGSVIEVAEKVAAGELRSAIALVRPPGHHAEHDEAMGFCLFNNVAVAANYLLNDRPDLGIKKILIVDWDVHHGNGTQKMFYNDPRVLFFSVHRFDYGSFYPSEGDGSHCFIGEESGKGYNINVPWEHGKCGDADYIAAWDHVLLPVTEAFDPDIILVSAGFDAALGDPLGGCCITPNGYALLLTKLLGFAKGRIVMALEGGYNLRSIANSVFACAKVLLGDKFTFSSPEMQPFESTWRVIQAVRDELKTYWPVLSSKLPENLSLRIKPSPSELYASSDSEPDGEDVDELSGALSSVNVIQFADDAISEHLSKMKLDEENLAVKTASSCSTAEHHPTDSVEVDIDGSVVLSKRISDLSLAWRSDLSRTHVWYASFGSNMWKPRFLCYIQGGKAEGMSIPCCGSRDTSSPRGTMWKTVPHRLLFGRSFTPCWGTGGVAFLNPEINYNEKSYVCMYKITLEQFNDILFQENRLVLEDGKNGNVVYPDSPLIGSYEVEFMSTNKAIHLEPIKDSWYSNVLYLGDEDELPILTMTCPSSDIERYKSGELPLAPPSKTYAATLIKGLVEGKQLDADGGASYINAAAARGL